In Lacerta agilis isolate rLacAgi1 chromosome 1, rLacAgi1.pri, whole genome shotgun sequence, the following proteins share a genomic window:
- the ANKRD9 gene encoding ankyrin repeat domain-containing protein 9 has protein sequence MPWNIKWLSSYSSHSSQSQKQCKKSSFAFYQAVRDQLPVWLLEDMRRMEAFHWQEGGKVSTYSPSEALLYALVHNHQPYARYLLSNFPQSAMAIPSLHFSCCHSSAPHLAMAVRYNRVHILLEILKAIRDFPASDRASYLDRRGCSRVEGGKTALHVACELVRPECLLLLLGHGASPCLVDCTGNTPLDLLLQQIWESPASNLRTKLLLLDSLFLFVPPGSHCAMKQQLLQDSEQWQDLLGKPRFQWLAGLAPPSLFVSSMQVLIGTISPDQFPEALDNLPLPHFLKPLDLKLKS, from the coding sequence ATGCCCTGGAACATCAAATGGCTGAGCAGCTACAGCAGCCACAGCTCCCAGTCCCAGAAGCAATGCAAGAAGTCCTCCTTTGCCTTCTACCAAGCGGTGAGGGACCAGCTGCCCGTGTGGCTGTTGGAGGACATGAGGCGCATGGAGGCCTTCCACTGGCAGGAAGGGGGCAAAGTCAGCACCTACTCCCCTTCCGAGGCCCTCCTCTACGCCCTGGTGCATAACCACCAGCCTTACGCCCGCTACCTGCTGAGCAACTTCCCTCAGAGCGCCATGGCTATCCCCAGCCTTCACTTCAGCTGCTGCCATTCCTCGGCTCCTCACTTGGCCATGGCTGTGCGCTACAACCGCGTCCACATCCTTCTGGAGATCCTGAAGGCCATCAGAGACTTCCCGGCGAGCGACCGGGCCAGCTATTTGGACCGCAGAGGGTGCAGCCGAGTGGAAGGAGGCAAGACCGCCCTCCACGTGGCTTGCGAGCTGGTGAGGCCCGAGTGTTTGCTCCTGCTGCTGGGCCACGGGGCCTCGCCCTGCCTTGTTGACTGCACGGGGAACACGCCCTTGGACCTCCTCCTGCAGCAGATCTGGGAGAGTCCGGCCTCGAACCTGCGCACCAAGCTGCTTCTCCTGGACTCCCTGTTCCTCTTTGTGCCTCCGGGCTCCCACTGTGCcatgaagcagcagctgctgcaggacTCTGAGCAATGGCAGGACCTGCTAGGGAAGCCCAGGTTCCAGTGGCTGGCGGGCttagcgcctccctccctctttgtgaGTTCGATGCAAGTCTTAATCGGGACCATTTCGCCAGATCAGTTCCCAGAGGCGCTGGACAACCTGCCTTTGCCACACTTCCTGAAGCCCTTGGACCTGAAACTGAAGAGTTAA